From the Maioricimonas rarisocia genome, one window contains:
- a CDS encoding efflux RND transporter periplasmic adaptor subunit has translation MVASTGSTSQATSTDARTGHRPPARRSPFLLRHWRGIVTPFLCAAALFIGFNVFYGLSGLKEEPPRETPAPKTFQVQVYRTESANLRKIISAFGTARSDRAVVVSAEVSGRITRNQLLQEGVRVHAKEVEILPNGQSLQSPGDVVVEIDPQTYRERLQQAHARIDEDEAELKRLKLDHANNQRLLAQQQANLKTAKDDYDRARRLLEQGAGRQSAVNLAELEVARYKEAILQIENEIALHQVRVEQVESRLTTHRSDLRLAEIELEKTRVAPPFTGQIDEVMVEEGQYVRIGDPLFTITNNDTVEVPVAISLSNAASLGSQIQDGRVPIARLAENEVATPRWSGVVRRIAPVADQQTRTVTVYVEVDNRDQPTPLLPGSFVHARIDGQVLTDTLLIPRDALVSGSVFVVRRDNSGSTPSAEADELAPEAEYTAVQQSVEVESTFQSFASISSGLKPGDAVVLTNLDVIETGALLRVRGIQTLEDELDRHKIPYLQRIHGPIDAQATSTPPPSNGPAQRQ, from the coding sequence ATGGTCGCATCGACCGGTTCAACTTCGCAAGCCACGTCGACCGATGCCAGGACCGGGCACCGACCTCCCGCGCGGCGATCACCGTTTCTGCTGCGGCACTGGCGCGGGATTGTCACCCCATTTCTCTGCGCCGCAGCGCTGTTCATCGGCTTCAACGTCTTCTATGGCCTCTCGGGCCTGAAAGAGGAGCCGCCACGCGAGACTCCCGCCCCGAAGACGTTTCAGGTGCAGGTTTACCGCACCGAATCTGCGAACCTGCGGAAGATCATCTCGGCGTTCGGCACGGCTCGCTCCGACCGGGCGGTCGTCGTCTCAGCCGAAGTTTCCGGACGCATCACGCGCAACCAGCTCCTGCAGGAGGGTGTACGCGTCCACGCCAAAGAAGTCGAGATTCTGCCCAACGGACAGTCCCTGCAGAGCCCCGGCGACGTCGTCGTCGAAATCGATCCGCAAACGTATCGCGAACGGCTGCAGCAGGCTCATGCACGCATTGACGAAGACGAGGCCGAACTGAAGCGGCTGAAGCTCGATCATGCCAACAACCAGCGGCTGCTCGCCCAGCAGCAGGCCAACCTCAAGACGGCCAAGGACGATTACGACCGGGCCCGCAGGCTGCTCGAGCAGGGGGCCGGGCGGCAGTCGGCCGTGAATCTCGCCGAACTCGAAGTGGCCCGCTACAAGGAAGCGATCCTGCAGATCGAGAACGAGATCGCCCTGCATCAGGTGCGGGTCGAGCAGGTCGAGAGCCGGCTCACCACGCATCGCAGCGACCTCCGACTGGCCGAGATCGAGCTGGAGAAGACGCGGGTCGCCCCCCCGTTCACCGGTCAGATCGACGAGGTGATGGTCGAGGAGGGTCAGTACGTCCGCATCGGTGACCCTCTGTTCACCATCACCAATAACGACACAGTCGAAGTTCCGGTCGCGATCTCACTCTCCAACGCCGCCAGCCTTGGCAGCCAGATTCAGGACGGTCGGGTTCCGATCGCCCGTCTCGCAGAGAACGAAGTCGCAACGCCCCGATGGTCCGGCGTCGTCCGCCGCATCGCACCGGTTGCCGACCAGCAGACCCGCACGGTGACCGTCTACGTCGAAGTGGACAATCGCGATCAACCGACGCCATTGCTCCCGGGATCGTTTGTCCACGCCCGTATCGATGGCCAGGTGCTCACGGACACGTTGCTGATTCCCCGCGACGCCCTGGTCAGCGGATCCGTCTTTGTCGTGCGACGCGACAACAGTGGATCCACGCCGTCCGCCGAAGCGGACGAGCTGGCCCCGGAGGCGGAATACACCGCAGTTCAGCAGTCTGTCGAGGTGGAAAGCACCTTTCAGTCGTTCGCCAGCATCTCCTCCGGCCTGAAGCCCGGCGACGCGGTCGTGCTGACGAACCTGGACGTCATCGAGACCGGAGCCTTGCTGCGGGTTCGCGGCATCCAGACGCTCGAGGATGAACTGGACCGGCACAAGATCCCCTATCTCCAGAGGATTCACGGCCCGATCGACGCACAGGCGACCAGTACTCCGCCGCCGAGCAATGGCCCCGCCCAGCGACAGTAG
- a CDS encoding phytanoyl-CoA dioxygenase family protein, with product MTCGVDSQVEVRTEFTSDERARFEADGFVVVRGLADHDLRTRMLAVTRDNLARLVEPLEFEADLQYPGAPEGRSAVGGRTVRRLKQAHSRDFVFTEWLQLPGLLNRLRQILGETVVCPLAHHNCIMTKEPAYSSDTGWHQDVRYWSFETPELVNAWLALGEECVDNGCLQVIPGTHRMTFERNRFDEELFFRTDLPENQNLIERRQYVELQPGDVLFFHARLFHSATRNRTDQTKYSVVFTFRGAGNGPNPGSRSASLPELILH from the coding sequence ATGACTTGTGGAGTTGATTCGCAGGTTGAAGTCAGGACTGAGTTTACGTCCGACGAGCGGGCCCGCTTCGAAGCGGACGGGTTCGTGGTCGTGCGGGGACTCGCCGACCACGATCTGCGCACGCGGATGCTCGCCGTCACCCGGGATAATCTGGCACGGCTGGTGGAACCGCTGGAATTCGAGGCAGATCTGCAGTACCCGGGAGCCCCTGAAGGGCGCTCGGCAGTCGGAGGAAGGACCGTACGCCGCCTCAAACAGGCCCACAGTCGCGATTTCGTCTTTACCGAATGGCTTCAGTTGCCGGGGCTGCTCAACCGGCTGCGGCAGATTCTGGGCGAAACCGTCGTCTGTCCGCTGGCGCATCACAACTGCATCATGACCAAAGAGCCGGCATACAGCAGCGACACCGGCTGGCATCAGGATGTCCGTTACTGGTCGTTCGAGACGCCCGAACTGGTCAATGCCTGGCTGGCTCTGGGTGAGGAATGCGTCGACAACGGGTGTCTGCAGGTCATTCCCGGGACGCACCGGATGACGTTCGAGCGGAACCGATTCGACGAGGAACTGTTCTTCCGGACCGACCTGCCCGAGAACCAGAACCTGATCGAGCGACGTCAGTACGTCGAGCTGCAGCCTGGTGATGTTCTCTTCTTTCACGCCCGTCTGTTTCATTCCGCGACGCGGAACCGGACGGACCAGACGAAGTACTCGGTCGTATTTACTTTTCGTGGAGCGGGAAACGGCCCGAACCCCGGCTCGCGTTCGGCCTCGCTGCCGGAACTCATTCTGCACTGA
- the panD gene encoding aspartate 1-decarboxylase translates to MHLRLLKSKLHMAAVTHTELTYHGSITIDPELMEAVGLLPYEQVLIGNCNNGQRAETYVIKGSPGDRTIQMNGAMARLAEPGDRVIIISFASMTPEEAETHKPRVAVLDDKNDIVEQWEG, encoded by the coding sequence ATGCATCTGCGACTGCTCAAATCGAAGCTTCACATGGCGGCCGTGACCCACACGGAGCTCACCTACCACGGTAGTATCACCATCGATCCGGAATTGATGGAGGCCGTGGGGCTGCTTCCGTACGAGCAGGTGCTCATCGGAAACTGCAACAACGGGCAACGAGCCGAAACGTACGTCATCAAGGGATCGCCCGGCGACCGGACGATTCAGATGAATGGTGCCATGGCACGACTGGCCGAACCGGGTGATCGGGTGATCATCATCTCGTTTGCGTCGATGACTCCGGAAGAAGCCGAAACGCACAAGCCGCGTGTGGCGGTCCTCGACGACAAGAACGACATCGTCGAACAGTGGGAAGGCTGA
- a CDS encoding outer membrane protein assembly factor BamB family protein has product MLETLIAALCLAAAPADNWPAFRGTGDSVSSAESLPVNWSESDGIAWRAEITGYGQSSPVIWRNRVFVTSADGARKEHAVMACFDLENGEAVWEQSLEAAQTTEVTDYISRAAPTPAVDDKAVYAFYDTGNLAAWSHDGELLWSRNLVEEYGPLTGNHGVGGSIAITDRAVIVLVDHSGPSYLLAADKKTGKTIWKTDRPANVAWSSPIATNDGRIIVSAAGRCEAFDAETGEQQWKVAGIEGNTVPSATVSGDLVVVGSKDVGSNLAIRVPADRAVRETEIAWRSSDATATFSSPLVYRGHVYLINRTGVAFCLDEVTGETVWKQRIAGSCWASPLGACGRVYFFEKSGTTTVVKADGTADVLAENVLPTEDRVYGVAAVEGRFVIRLGSELVCIDGTD; this is encoded by the coding sequence ATGCTGGAAACGCTGATCGCTGCACTCTGTCTCGCTGCTGCTCCCGCCGACAACTGGCCGGCCTTTCGCGGAACCGGCGACAGCGTCTCTTCCGCAGAGTCGTTGCCGGTTAACTGGTCGGAGTCGGACGGGATCGCCTGGCGGGCCGAGATCACCGGCTATGGGCAGTCGAGCCCGGTCATCTGGCGGAATCGCGTCTTCGTGACGTCCGCCGATGGCGCCCGGAAGGAACACGCCGTCATGGCGTGTTTCGACCTCGAGAACGGCGAAGCGGTCTGGGAGCAATCGCTCGAAGCGGCGCAGACCACCGAGGTGACCGACTACATCAGCCGGGCTGCGCCGACGCCGGCCGTCGACGACAAAGCCGTCTACGCCTTCTACGACACGGGCAATCTGGCCGCGTGGTCACACGACGGCGAACTGCTCTGGAGTCGAAACCTCGTCGAGGAATACGGCCCGCTCACCGGCAACCACGGGGTCGGAGGTTCGATCGCCATCACCGACAGGGCGGTCATCGTGCTGGTCGATCACAGCGGCCCGTCCTATCTGCTGGCTGCCGACAAGAAGACCGGCAAGACGATCTGGAAGACCGACCGTCCTGCCAATGTCGCATGGTCCTCGCCGATCGCGACCAATGACGGACGCATCATCGTAAGTGCCGCAGGACGCTGCGAGGCGTTCGACGCGGAAACCGGTGAGCAGCAGTGGAAAGTGGCCGGCATCGAGGGGAACACTGTCCCGTCGGCAACCGTCAGCGGCGACCTGGTCGTCGTCGGTTCGAAGGACGTTGGCTCGAATCTGGCAATTCGTGTCCCCGCCGATCGAGCCGTGCGGGAGACGGAGATCGCCTGGCGGAGCAGCGATGCCACCGCCACGTTCAGCTCTCCGCTGGTCTACCGCGGCCACGTCTATCTGATCAACCGGACGGGCGTTGCGTTCTGCCTGGACGAAGTGACTGGCGAAACCGTCTGGAAGCAGCGGATCGCCGGCTCATGCTGGGCGTCGCCGCTGGGAGCCTGCGGCAGAGTCTACTTTTTCGAGAAGTCGGGCACGACGACAGTGGTGAAGGCCGACGGGACCGCAGATGTTCTCGCCGAGAACGTTCTGCCAACCGAGGACCGCGTCTACGGTGTGGCGGCGGTCGAGGGCCGTTTCGTCATCCGTCTGGGCAGCGAGCTGGTCTGCATCGACGGGACGGACTGA
- a CDS encoding YheU family protein: MRQALPSAKRVRTATVGLILVLLAAADRNNVAAAPIEFEREPIDYQNAPVQDRIHQLKQKLERGEASLKFDERHGYLPAILDALDIPISSQVLVFSRTSLQIRRISPDTPRALYFDDDTYVGWIPGSDVIELMGTDPQQGEVFYTINQERAQPARILRDRGQCLICHASSRTQGVPGVLMRSVFADSRGQPQLGSGTFSIDHRSPFENRFGGWYVTGTHGDMRHMGNAISRDRGAPQKIDREAGANVRDLSGRFDVKRYLTPHSDLVALMVLAHQTQMHNYLTLASYETRLATHHDGIMNAALDRPDDYVSDTTQRRIASAGEKLVRYMLFCDEALLTAPIAGTSSYADDFQERAKRDSQGRSLRDLDLKTRLLKYPCSWLIDSPSFDALPPPVRNYVTARLREILTGKDESGECDHLTQQDRQAILEILTETKPDLWKADAGNR; the protein is encoded by the coding sequence ATGCGTCAAGCGTTGCCGTCGGCAAAGCGTGTCCGAACCGCCACCGTCGGGCTGATCCTGGTCCTGCTTGCAGCCGCGGATCGCAACAATGTGGCGGCGGCGCCGATCGAATTCGAACGGGAGCCGATCGACTACCAGAATGCTCCAGTCCAGGACCGCATTCACCAGCTCAAGCAGAAGCTCGAGCGGGGAGAAGCCTCGCTGAAGTTCGACGAGCGACATGGATACCTGCCGGCCATCCTCGATGCTCTCGACATCCCGATCTCTTCGCAGGTCCTGGTGTTCTCGCGCACGAGTCTGCAGATTCGCCGCATTTCTCCGGACACTCCCCGCGCGCTGTACTTCGACGACGATACGTACGTCGGATGGATTCCGGGGAGCGACGTGATCGAATTGATGGGCACCGACCCGCAGCAGGGCGAAGTGTTCTACACGATCAATCAGGAGCGCGCTCAACCTGCTCGCATTCTCCGGGATCGGGGCCAATGCCTGATCTGTCATGCCTCGTCACGGACACAGGGGGTGCCCGGAGTGCTGATGCGGTCCGTCTTCGCCGACTCCCGCGGGCAGCCACAACTGGGTTCGGGCACCTTCAGCATCGATCATCGCAGCCCGTTCGAGAATCGCTTCGGTGGCTGGTACGTGACCGGCACGCACGGTGACATGCGGCACATGGGAAACGCCATCTCGCGCGACCGCGGCGCTCCCCAGAAGATCGACCGCGAAGCAGGGGCAAACGTGCGGGACCTTTCCGGCCGGTTCGACGTCAAGCGGTACCTCACGCCGCACAGCGATCTCGTCGCGCTGATGGTGCTCGCGCATCAGACTCAGATGCACAACTATCTGACGCTCGCCTCCTACGAGACGCGGCTGGCAACGCACCATGACGGCATCATGAACGCCGCCCTGGATCGCCCCGACGATTACGTCAGTGACACGACTCAGCGACGGATTGCCTCAGCCGGCGAGAAGCTGGTGCGATACATGCTGTTCTGCGACGAAGCTCTGCTGACGGCTCCCATCGCGGGCACGTCCTCGTATGCCGACGATTTCCAGGAGCGAGCGAAACGCGACAGCCAGGGGAGATCATTGCGGGATCTCGACCTGAAGACGCGACTGCTGAAGTATCCCTGCAGCTGGCTGATCGACTCACCGTCATTCGACGCGCTGCCGCCACCGGTACGCAACTATGTGACTGCGAGGCTGCGCGAGATACTTACGGGCAAGGATGAAAGTGGCGAATGCGATCACCTCACGCAGCAGGATCGACAGGCGATCCTCGAGATCCTCACCGAAACAAAGCCGGACCTGTGGAAGGCTGATGCGGGCAATCGATGA
- a CDS encoding DUF542 domain-containing protein gives MEPDLETSVVDWAIDFPQTVRVFEELQIEYCCGGKSLEYACQQRGLDPSDVLEQLRRSIRAESGDQC, from the coding sequence ATGGAACCGGATCTCGAAACCAGCGTGGTCGATTGGGCCATTGATTTTCCCCAGACGGTCAGGGTGTTCGAGGAACTGCAGATCGAATACTGCTGCGGCGGCAAGTCGCTGGAATACGCCTGCCAACAGCGAGGACTGGACCCGTCCGACGTCCTCGAGCAACTTCGCAGGTCGATTCGTGCGGAGTCGGGCGATCAGTGTTGA
- a CDS encoding DUF488 domain-containing protein: MRLVRVYDAGPKDGRYRVLVDRLWPRGISKDDLDADAWLKEVAPSDDLRKWFGHDADKWDEFRRRYRAELPEHEDDCRQLVDRARRQTVELVYAARDDHHNNAVVLAEYLEELECRRRWDEGWIVGGHTTPVKDQLKEAGGLWYMRHRVWTMPDRETWEYAQSLLPGEF; the protein is encoded by the coding sequence GTGCGACTGGTTCGAGTGTACGACGCCGGCCCGAAGGATGGCCGGTATCGAGTGCTTGTCGACCGTCTCTGGCCGCGTGGCATTTCGAAGGACGACCTCGATGCCGATGCCTGGCTCAAGGAAGTCGCGCCCTCCGATGACCTTCGGAAGTGGTTTGGACACGACGCGGACAAATGGGACGAGTTCCGGAGACGGTACCGCGCCGAACTGCCCGAACACGAAGACGACTGCCGGCAGCTCGTCGATCGAGCACGTCGCCAGACAGTCGAACTCGTCTACGCGGCCAGGGACGACCATCACAACAACGCCGTCGTCCTTGCCGAGTATCTGGAAGAACTGGAATGTCGCCGCCGCTGGGACGAGGGCTGGATCGTCGGCGGTCACACCACGCCGGTGAAGGACCAGCTCAAAGAGGCTGGCGGGTTGTGGTACATGCGGCACCGTGTCTGGACGATGCCGGATCGCGAAACGTGGGAGTACGCCCAGTCACTGCTGCCGGGTGAATTCTGA
- a CDS encoding c-type heme family protein, protein MHRLASVSLMLAGLVGLAGVVATWQPAAADAGKKPDQKSVERTRKTVKMLDEVYKRSIVLITDKYVHDEDDFPAGSAAVELFRQITEGGTHSVRLIDVTGEPYDDENVAKDAFEKAGVKKIKAGEAYHDEVVMEDGQYRLRAITAVPVVMEKCVMCHAHYADAAKGEAIGAITYSIPIE, encoded by the coding sequence ATGCATCGCCTCGCTTCCGTGAGTCTCATGCTGGCCGGTCTCGTTGGTCTGGCCGGCGTTGTCGCCACCTGGCAACCGGCTGCAGCCGACGCCGGAAAGAAGCCCGACCAAAAGTCGGTCGAGCGGACCCGCAAGACGGTCAAGATGCTCGACGAGGTCTACAAGCGGTCGATCGTGCTCATCACCGACAAGTACGTCCATGATGAAGACGATTTCCCCGCGGGAAGTGCCGCCGTGGAACTGTTTCGGCAGATCACGGAAGGGGGGACTCACAGTGTGCGGCTGATCGACGTGACCGGCGAACCGTACGACGACGAAAACGTCGCGAAAGACGCCTTCGAGAAAGCCGGCGTCAAAAAGATCAAGGCAGGCGAGGCTTACCACGACGAAGTCGTAATGGAAGACGGGCAGTATCGCCTCCGCGCGATCACGGCAGTTCCGGTCGTTATGGAGAAGTGCGTGATGTGCCACGCGCACTACGCCGACGCCGCGAAAGGCGAAGCCATCGGTGCCATCACCTACTCGATCCCGATCGAGTAG
- a CDS encoding RrF2 family transcriptional regulator, translated as MRLTTQTDYALRTLMFLATFGGRATSAQIAGLFGISANHVAKVVNQLARLGYVRSIRGIGGGIELACDPSTVQIGKVIEDFEGNMHLLECVDAENVCAIEQFCKLKGVLAKAERLQRDYLNSVTLADVVPAKNQLNQVAHD; from the coding sequence ATGCGACTCACCACCCAGACCGACTACGCACTTCGCACGCTAATGTTCCTGGCCACATTCGGTGGTCGGGCTACGTCGGCGCAGATTGCGGGGCTGTTCGGCATCTCGGCCAATCATGTCGCCAAGGTCGTCAACCAGCTGGCGCGTCTCGGCTACGTGCGGAGCATTCGCGGCATCGGCGGGGGCATCGAACTCGCCTGCGATCCGTCGACGGTGCAGATCGGCAAGGTCATCGAAGACTTCGAAGGAAACATGCATCTGCTGGAGTGCGTCGACGCAGAGAACGTCTGTGCGATCGAGCAGTTCTGCAAACTCAAGGGAGTCCTGGCCAAGGCCGAGCGGCTCCAGCGTGACTACCTGAACTCCGTCACACTCGCCGACGTCGTCCCTGCGAAGAACCAACTGAACCAGGTTGCCCACGACTGA
- a CDS encoding PAS domain S-box protein — translation MTAPAQPSRNDGRDRFAVAGDPASNTCDEIILVCDVDGVIQCASGDCREVLGRTPEELRRCSWPDLLGSEESGNAAAELRRLRSGSFSTTLLSRVPVAGGDDREVAWLCCLPDTGQNLMLIVGRDVSRQFERARRQREWVHRYELAGQLHGLIVYEWETEADEVVWGGGFESVLGYRRDELPTGLAGWLELIHPEDRHDAERAAEEVLADQSAAHLTYRVRRADGTWVWIRDDASFVADADGRLVRMIGTLREVPVDQEFDELSRLIVTSTPTGILAVDAAGRILFSNPHLQETFGYTGQELEGQMIEVLLPERLRERHFELRQVWQANPTPRPMGSGLTLFGRRKDGSEFPVDIALNPTRTRQGPVVLCTVADRTERLAAENAIRERDHRLRDILDNTSAVMYLKDLDGRYLLANRQWEVLFRIDRQKMIGQTDFELFPEHMARAFRENDELVARSGEVHEFEESAPHADGPHTYLSLKFPLRRSNGEIYGIGGISTDISERIEAERENEWLKHRLELILNSIGDGLYGVDCDGTITFANFAAARMLGWNAEELCGQDHHAVSHDPLNDRVRADSECRVCKVSREGVETDVEEEQFRRKDGSLFPVEYTSTPVFDEGSIVGSVVTFRDISERIRREQAEEELRTAQAVQQLLYPRTSPTLNGVDIAGATHPAAMACGDYFDFIRTGSDEMVLALGDVSGHGLGPALQMVEARAYLRATINAESDERQVLTQLNRLLVEDTPVESFLTLVLARIDARSRSFCYAGAGHNAYLMRSNGQIEDLPSTGIVLGLISDFDMTVSERFSVGSGDLLLLLSDGLQETMSPQFELFGMDRALDLIREHRHRPSAEIIERLYRSSRDFACEDSPRDDITVVIARFL, via the coding sequence ATGACGGCTCCTGCACAACCATCTCGCAACGATGGGCGCGATCGATTCGCGGTTGCCGGCGATCCGGCTTCGAACACGTGCGACGAGATCATTCTCGTCTGCGATGTTGACGGCGTGATCCAGTGCGCCAGTGGTGACTGCAGAGAGGTCCTGGGGCGCACTCCGGAGGAATTGCGGAGATGCAGCTGGCCCGACCTGCTCGGGAGTGAGGAGAGCGGCAACGCTGCCGCCGAACTTCGTCGATTGCGGTCCGGTTCGTTCTCAACCACCCTCCTCTCCCGCGTTCCGGTCGCCGGCGGCGATGATCGCGAAGTGGCATGGCTCTGCTGCCTGCCCGATACCGGTCAAAATCTCATGCTCATTGTCGGTCGCGATGTGAGCCGGCAGTTTGAGCGTGCACGACGGCAGCGAGAGTGGGTTCACCGCTATGAACTGGCGGGACAGTTGCACGGCCTGATCGTTTACGAGTGGGAGACGGAGGCGGACGAGGTGGTCTGGGGAGGTGGCTTCGAGTCGGTCCTCGGTTACCGCCGCGACGAGTTGCCAACGGGGCTGGCCGGCTGGCTGGAGTTGATTCATCCGGAAGACCGCCACGATGCCGAACGGGCCGCCGAAGAGGTCCTTGCCGATCAGTCGGCCGCTCATCTCACCTATCGCGTCCGCCGTGCTGACGGGACGTGGGTCTGGATACGGGACGACGCTTCATTCGTTGCGGATGCCGACGGACGACTGGTCCGCATGATCGGAACGCTTCGCGAAGTGCCGGTCGATCAGGAATTCGATGAGCTGTCCCGACTGATCGTCACCTCCACGCCGACGGGGATCCTCGCGGTGGACGCTGCCGGGCGTATCCTGTTCAGCAATCCGCATCTGCAGGAAACGTTCGGATATACCGGTCAGGAACTCGAAGGGCAGATGATCGAGGTGCTGCTGCCGGAACGCCTTCGCGAACGGCATTTCGAGCTGCGTCAGGTCTGGCAGGCGAATCCCACGCCGCGTCCGATGGGAAGCGGACTGACTCTGTTTGGTCGTCGAAAGGACGGCAGCGAGTTTCCGGTCGACATCGCATTGAATCCGACCCGCACCCGACAGGGGCCGGTCGTGTTGTGCACCGTCGCCGACAGGACCGAACGACTGGCGGCCGAGAATGCGATTCGGGAAAGAGATCATCGGCTGCGCGACATTCTCGATAACACGTCGGCAGTCATGTACTTGAAGGACCTGGACGGACGGTATCTGCTGGCGAACCGGCAGTGGGAAGTTCTGTTCCGGATCGACCGTCAGAAGATGATCGGGCAGACGGACTTCGAGCTGTTCCCCGAGCACATGGCGCGCGCGTTTCGGGAAAACGATGAACTCGTGGCCCGGTCGGGAGAAGTGCACGAATTCGAAGAATCCGCGCCCCACGCAGACGGACCGCATACATATCTCTCGCTCAAGTTTCCGCTGCGGCGCTCGAATGGGGAGATCTACGGTATCGGGGGGATCTCCACTGACATCTCCGAACGGATCGAAGCCGAGCGTGAGAACGAGTGGCTGAAACACCGGCTGGAACTGATTCTGAACTCGATTGGGGACGGACTGTACGGCGTCGACTGTGACGGAACCATCACGTTCGCGAATTTCGCCGCGGCACGGATGCTGGGGTGGAACGCGGAAGAGCTTTGCGGTCAGGATCATCATGCGGTTTCACATGATCCGCTCAACGACCGGGTGAGAGCCGATTCCGAGTGCCGTGTCTGCAAGGTCTCGCGTGAAGGTGTGGAAACGGATGTGGAGGAGGAACAGTTCCGAAGGAAGGACGGCAGTCTGTTTCCGGTCGAGTACACCAGTACGCCCGTGTTCGATGAAGGATCGATCGTGGGCTCGGTCGTGACGTTTCGCGACATCAGCGAGCGCATTCGTCGGGAGCAGGCCGAAGAAGAACTCCGCACTGCGCAGGCCGTGCAGCAGCTTCTTTATCCCCGCACGTCCCCCACTCTCAATGGGGTCGACATCGCTGGTGCAACTCACCCGGCCGCGATGGCATGCGGTGACTACTTCGACTTCATCCGCACGGGCAGCGACGAGATGGTCCTCGCGCTGGGGGATGTCAGCGGGCACGGCCTGGGGCCGGCACTGCAGATGGTCGAGGCCCGTGCCTATCTGCGGGCGACGATCAACGCCGAGTCGGACGAACGCCAGGTGCTGACGCAACTCAATCGGCTGCTGGTCGAGGATACACCGGTCGAGTCATTCCTGACGCTGGTTCTGGCGCGAATCGACGCCCGCTCCCGCAGCTTCTGCTACGCCGGTGCCGGGCACAACGCCTACCTGATGCGGTCGAACGGGCAGATCGAGGATCTGCCGAGTACGGGAATCGTTCTGGGACTCATCTCCGATTTCGATATGACCGTCTCAGAGAGATTCTCGGTCGGTTCGGGAGATCTGCTGCTGTTGCTCAGCGATGGTCTTCAGGAAACGATGTCCCCGCAGTTCGAACTGTTCGGAATGGACCGGGCTCTTGACCTCATTCGGGAGCACCGTCACCGACCCTCGGCGGAGATTATCGAACGCCTGTACCGCTCTTCACGCGACTTTGCCTGCGAAGATTCTCCCAGGGATGACATCACGGTCGTGATCGCCCGCTTCCTGTAG